Proteins encoded within one genomic window of Gloeobacter kilaueensis JS1:
- a CDS encoding helix-turn-helix transcriptional regulator, translating to MKKNPSPRHFERLLKLDGLIREGRPYTAAQLAEKLDVSVRTVQSDLDFLRDRYEAPLENSRTQGFFYRDPKWRLPLVPLSQGELFALVLGSRMLEAAAGAAYSQELQSAIDQLTKRMSDQTWADLQTIVDERFQFGAGGLLDLNPEFWKLLVEASSKQQQVEMMYYTASTNQLTTRKFDPYLMYVYRGTNPYTIGFCHNRQGIRVFRVDRIRQLRLCPEHFERETDFQPQRYLDTVFQIEAGGQPQPIAIHFSAKVAPFIRERRWHHTQQIEAHSDGSLTLRMSVPGLSEVKRWVLGYGEDAVVEGPLELVEMIRTAVARMAASYPPSP from the coding sequence ATGAAGAAAAACCCTTCGCCCCGCCACTTTGAGCGCTTGTTAAAACTCGATGGCCTGATCCGCGAAGGACGGCCCTACACCGCTGCTCAACTGGCCGAAAAACTGGATGTAAGTGTCAGAACCGTTCAGAGTGACCTGGATTTTCTGCGTGACCGCTACGAAGCGCCCCTTGAAAATAGCCGCACCCAGGGCTTCTTCTACCGCGATCCCAAGTGGCGTCTGCCCCTGGTGCCCCTCAGCCAGGGCGAACTTTTTGCCCTGGTTCTCGGTAGCCGGATGCTCGAAGCGGCAGCAGGAGCTGCCTACTCCCAGGAATTGCAGTCGGCTATCGATCAGCTCACAAAACGCATGTCCGATCAAACCTGGGCGGACCTGCAGACGATCGTCGATGAGCGCTTCCAGTTCGGTGCGGGCGGCCTGCTCGACTTGAACCCGGAATTCTGGAAGCTCCTTGTGGAGGCGAGCAGCAAACAACAGCAAGTCGAGATGATGTATTACACCGCCAGTACAAACCAGCTCACCACCCGCAAGTTCGACCCGTACCTGATGTATGTCTACCGGGGCACCAACCCCTACACGATCGGTTTCTGCCACAACCGGCAGGGCATCCGCGTCTTTCGGGTGGACCGCATCCGCCAACTGCGCCTCTGCCCGGAACACTTCGAGCGCGAGACGGACTTTCAACCCCAGCGCTACCTCGATACGGTCTTTCAGATCGAGGCGGGTGGCCAGCCGCAGCCGATCGCCATTCACTTTTCTGCCAAAGTCGCTCCTTTTATCCGCGAGCGGCGCTGGCACCACACCCAGCAGATCGAAGCGCACTCCGACGGTTCACTCACCCTGCGCATGAGCGTGCCGGGGCTTTCTGAAGTAAAGCGCTGGGTGCTCGGTTACGGCGAAGATGCCGTAGTCGAGGGACCGCTGGAACTGGTGGAGATGATCCGCACTGCAGTCGCTAGGATGGCGGCAAGCTATCCGCCATCGCCATGA
- a CDS encoding Uma2 family endonuclease, whose product MSTGEIPQDLTPQQFLEWEEQQSERYEYFDGKIYHRTGITVAHNTVCLNLGCEINSYLRGKPGWVFMSAMKLQVTEDGPFFYPDVVVTCDERDEGRDILQYPCLVAEALWPNTEAFDRGDKFAQYRRIPTLQEYVLIDCGQQSVESFRRDNSSPNTWICHFYRPGSVVTFDSIGLRLPIDTIYEKVRFQ is encoded by the coding sequence ATGTCCACGGGCGAGATCCCGCAAGACCTCACCCCCCAGCAATTTCTGGAATGGGAAGAGCAGCAAAGCGAGCGCTACGAATACTTTGACGGCAAAATCTACCACAGGACCGGCATCACTGTGGCCCACAACACGGTCTGTCTCAACCTGGGCTGTGAGATCAACAGCTACCTGCGCGGTAAACCCGGCTGGGTTTTCATGTCGGCCATGAAACTGCAGGTGACAGAAGACGGTCCCTTCTTCTACCCGGATGTCGTCGTCACCTGTGACGAGCGCGACGAGGGGCGCGACATCCTTCAGTACCCCTGCCTGGTCGCCGAGGCACTCTGGCCGAACACCGAAGCCTTCGATCGCGGTGACAAGTTCGCACAGTACCGCCGCATCCCAACCCTGCAAGAATACGTTCTGATCGACTGCGGACAGCAGAGCGTCGAGAGCTTCCGGCGCGACAACAGTTCCCCGAACACCTGGATCTGCCATTTCTATAGGCCGGGCTCAGTCGTCACCTTCGACAGTATCGGCCTGCGGCTACCCATCGACACGATTTACGAGAAGGTCCGCTTTCAATAG
- a CDS encoding HD domain-containing protein, whose translation MKRLLAKSFQKDKFPSPPDYALLLQHSRDVAQAGRTLARTVGAPLLAACGLPQELLPALETTLILCGWLQDLGKANSHFQTMVSSAPEVIQLLRHETVSGILAKLVPEFQDWLAPLGNETVHVAVWGAVGHHRKFDEETSPKQAPQAMTVLLSHPDFNSILQEMAQDLGLGQPPSFQKDLVISRSLKEKGDLGALEVCQELTTLFEDEEEAFASAARRQFVALVKALGTAADVAASAIDLAPNNDPLRM comes from the coding sequence GTGAAGCGCCTGCTCGCCAAGTCGTTCCAGAAAGACAAGTTCCCATCTCCTCCGGACTATGCCTTGTTGCTCCAGCACAGCAGAGATGTTGCTCAAGCCGGCCGTACCCTTGCAAGAACTGTTGGCGCTCCGCTACTGGCTGCTTGTGGCTTGCCGCAGGAATTGCTTCCTGCACTCGAAACGACCTTGATCCTGTGTGGCTGGTTACAAGACCTCGGTAAGGCAAACAGTCATTTCCAGACGATGGTTAGCAGTGCCCCAGAGGTGATACAGCTGCTACGCCACGAAACGGTGTCTGGAATCCTTGCAAAACTGGTTCCTGAATTTCAAGACTGGTTGGCTCCCCTTGGCAATGAGACAGTGCATGTTGCCGTCTGGGGAGCAGTAGGTCATCACCGCAAATTTGACGAGGAAACGAGTCCCAAGCAAGCGCCGCAAGCCATGACGGTTCTGCTCAGCCATCCAGATTTCAATAGCATTCTTCAGGAGATGGCTCAGGATCTCGGTTTGGGACAGCCGCCTAGTTTTCAAAAGGACTTGGTCATCTCTCGCAGTCTCAAGGAAAAGGGCGATCTGGGAGCCCTAGAAGTCTGCCAGGAACTAACTACGCTCTTTGAAGATGAGGAAGAGGCGTTTGCCTCTGCAGCCCGGCGTCAGTTTGTTGCACTCGTAAAAGCCCTGGGTACAGCTGCTGATGTTGCAGCAAGTGCAATTGACTTGGCCCCGAATAATGATCCGCTGAGAATGTGA
- the cas6 gene encoding type I-MYXAN CRISPR-associated protein Cas6/Cmx6: protein MTVVELDFGISGSSLPADHGYPLFSALSESVPEIHEADWLGIHTLPGVRDGHGSITLPSSSKLRLRLPMEKIPIVYPLAGKKICVGDYTLRLGIPQIRLLAPAQTLWSRLVVLKLADSKGQTAEPESFLAGVQRQLEALSIAGKPSLEKATQKPGLDAFARRVLRIKGVTITGYGIYVSGLSDEDSLKLQIAGIGGRRRMGCGLFVPVGGQS from the coding sequence ATGACCGTTGTAGAACTGGACTTTGGCATTTCGGGCAGTAGTTTACCGGCAGACCACGGTTATCCACTTTTCAGTGCCCTCTCCGAGAGTGTGCCCGAGATCCACGAGGCGGACTGGCTCGGCATTCACACTCTTCCCGGCGTCAGAGATGGCCACGGCAGCATTACACTTCCTTCTTCATCGAAGCTGCGCCTGCGTCTGCCGATGGAGAAGATCCCGATTGTCTATCCTCTGGCCGGTAAGAAGATCTGCGTCGGCGATTACACGCTGCGCCTGGGCATTCCCCAGATTCGGCTGCTTGCACCGGCGCAAACGCTCTGGTCGCGGCTCGTCGTTCTCAAACTGGCCGATTCAAAAGGCCAGACCGCAGAGCCGGAATCGTTTCTCGCTGGAGTGCAGCGCCAGCTCGAAGCGCTGTCGATCGCGGGCAAACCCAGCCTGGAGAAGGCAACCCAGAAGCCGGGACTGGACGCTTTCGCCCGCCGCGTGCTGCGGATCAAGGGCGTCACGATCACGGGCTACGGCATCTACGTTTCCGGCCTGAGCGACGAGGATTCGCTCAAGTTGCAGATTGCGGGCATCGGCGGGCGGCGGCGGATGGGTTGTGGGTTGTTCGTGCCTGTTGGAGGACAGTCGTGA
- a CDS encoding Uma2 family endonuclease, whose product MSPLLESPAQTPIRFKLQPVLRLNDDQLFDLCQLNRDLRIERSAEGELLIMSPTGSEAGARNSSLTGQLWFWNRTLGLGRTFDSSAGFVLPDGAMRSPDAAWIRRERWDALSAEQRQKFAPLPPDFVAELRSPSDLIADLKAKMQAYIDNGVTLGWLIDPQTRQVWIYRPNLPPELLQSPLSLSDPLLPGFVLDLGDIFTE is encoded by the coding sequence ATGAGCCCGCTCCTCGAAAGCCCTGCCCAGACACCCATTCGCTTCAAACTGCAACCGGTGCTCCGCCTGAACGACGATCAACTCTTCGACCTGTGCCAGCTCAACCGGGATTTGCGCATCGAACGTTCAGCCGAGGGAGAATTGCTGATCATGTCTCCGACAGGGAGTGAGGCAGGAGCCCGCAATTCCAGCCTTACTGGCCAGCTCTGGTTCTGGAACCGCACTCTGGGCCTGGGCCGCACCTTCGATTCCTCAGCAGGCTTTGTTCTTCCTGACGGAGCGATGCGCTCGCCTGACGCCGCCTGGATTCGCCGCGAGCGATGGGACGCTCTCAGTGCTGAGCAACGCCAGAAGTTCGCTCCCCTGCCGCCGGACTTTGTGGCCGAACTGCGCTCCCCCAGCGACCTGATTGCCGATCTCAAAGCCAAGATGCAGGCGTACATCGACAACGGTGTAACTCTCGGATGGCTCATCGACCCCCAGACCCGGCAAGTCTGGATCTATCGGCCTAACCTGCCGCCGGAATTGCTGCAATCGCCTCTTTCACTTTCGGACCCGTTACTTCCGGGTTTCGTGCTGGACTTGGGGGATATCTTTACCGAATAA
- a CDS encoding IS3 family transposase (programmed frameshift): MKKSRFTTEQIIAILGEGQAGANVAELCRRHGISEQTYYRWKAKYGGMEISEAQRLKDLEAENRKLKQIVADQALDLHALKAVLFKKILTPAAKRQAAAYLQADLQVSQRRACRLLGLHRSTARLVGHRTEDPVLLARLKQLAAERPRYGYRRLTLLLRREGRLVNAKKIYRLCTKEGLLVRPKKRKPRFRPSGRPEAPALERPNQLWSLDFVEDALADGRKLRTLTIIDVYSRECPQIEVDTSLPSARVVRVLETLAAQRQLPERLLVDNGPEFVCRALAEWATRRGVLIAFTRPGKPTDKPHIESFNGKFRDECLNAHYFLSVPDARRIVEAWRLDYNHYRPHSALAGATPMEFLQQVNAIAAPLSPQRHPPVR; encoded by the exons ATGAAGAAAAGCCGTTTCACGACTGAACAGATCATTGCCATCCTGGGTGAGGGGCAGGCCGGTGCTAACGTGGCAGAGCTATGCCGCAGACACGGTATCAGCGAGCAGACCTACTATCGCTGGAAGGCCAAGTACGGTGGAATGGAAATCTCTGAAGCTCAGCGCCTGAAGGATCTCGAAGCAGAAAACCGCAAACTCAAGCAGATCGTCGCCGACCAAGCTCTCGACCTTCATGCCCTCAAGGCGGTGCTGT TCAAAAAAATTCTAACCCCAGCAGCCAAACGCCAGGCTGCCGCCTACCTGCAAGCCGACCTGCAGGTTTCCCAGAGGCGAGCCTGTCGGTTGCTGGGGTTGCACCGCTCCACCGCCCGGTTAGTCGGTCATCGCACTGAAGATCCCGTGTTGCTAGCACGGCTGAAGCAGTTGGCTGCCGAACGTCCGCGTTATGGCTATCGACGGCTGACACTGCTGCTGAGAAGGGAAGGCAGGCTGGTCAACGCCAAGAAAATCTACCGACTGTGCACCAAGGAGGGATTGCTGGTGCGCCCAAAAAAGCGTAAACCCCGCTTCCGACCGTCTGGGAGGCCGGAAGCACCGGCTTTAGAACGCCCTAACCAGCTATGGAGCCTGGACTTTGTCGAGGATGCCCTGGCCGACGGACGCAAACTGCGGACCTTGACGATCATCGATGTCTACAGCCGGGAGTGCCCACAAATTGAAGTCGATACCTCCCTGCCCTCAGCGCGGGTGGTGCGGGTGCTGGAAACCCTGGCGGCCCAGCGGCAGTTGCCGGAACGATTGCTGGTTGATAATGGGCCGGAGTTCGTCTGTCGAGCACTGGCGGAGTGGGCAACGCGGCGTGGGGTGCTCATCGCCTTCACTCGTCCGGGCAAGCCAACGGACAAGCCGCACATCGAGAGCTTTAATGGGAAATTTCGGGATGAATGTCTTAATGCCCACTACTTCTTGAGCGTGCCGGATGCCAGACGAATCGTCGAGGCTTGGCGGCTGGATTACAATCACTACCGTCCGCACAGTGCCCTGGCAGGAGCAACGCCGATGGAGTTTTTGCAACAGGTGAATGCCATCGCGGCTCCGCTGTCGCCGCAACGGCATCCACCTGTACGATAA